In the genome of Hevea brasiliensis isolate MT/VB/25A 57/8 chromosome 14, ASM3005281v1, whole genome shotgun sequence, the window TTATTGTTCTTCAGTTTAGTTCAGGACCCAAAAAATCGTGCACAATCCTACCTTTGGTCATTGAACTAATTGAGACTAggcatttatttaataaattaaaactcTCAAATTAGCTATGTCATTATAGCAGATGTATTATATTTATCTAGAGATTTTCATTCATGTCTGGTTGTTCATGTCAATGGAGGTTAGCACACCTTATTGTTAAGAGATGTCTGCGTGATGGTTCTTTTTCTTGCATTCCTTCCACTCACACCaattttttaatctctcaatGCCTTTGAAAAAAAAAGACATataatttagtaaaaaaaaattggCATCAATTTGTGATATTTTTTGAAGCTTAATTAGTCATATTAACAGAATTAAAGAAGAGATTAATAATCACAAATAAAAAAGAATAGATGGAATGGAATTGCTTTAAAATGGGACAAAATGATAACAAAGTGGGCAGACCTATCTCTATCAATCATGTAAAATTTTTGCTTTTAGATTACCCGCAATTCACTGCAACCCATTGCTTTCTACACCTTTCTAATTGCCCTTTACTTTATTTACATATATAAGAGAGAGCCGAAGTGAGAGAATGAGCAAGGCATTgtgaagagagaagaagaagaagaagaaaggcaagaattttttatttttgttgttGATCTATTCCCTTAGGCTGGTTGTGGAAATGGCCACCTTTGGAGGAACACAACAAAAATGTATGGCCTGTGAAAAAACTGTGTATCTTGTTGATAAGTTGACTGCTGATAATAGGATTTACCATAGAACCTGCTTTAGATGCCACCATTGCAAGGGTACCCTTAAGGTAATTAACAATTCTATCTCTTCAGATCATGACTTGGTAgattgattttcttttcttttcttttctctttttcttttgtgTTTTGGTTTAGTTAATTGGCTTATCTTTCATTTCCTTTGATTTTGTGCATTTGTATGATTTGTACATGTAATTCTCCAATAAAATTTCATCTTTTGTATCTAATATATCAAGAATTCAAACCCAGTATTTTTCTCTAATTTCCAAAAATTTGGCTGTGTTGTAACCTTGAAAGACAGCTTATTTGACGATATGTTTTCTTCATTATTTTGCAGCTAAGCAACTACTGTTCTTTCGAAGGGGTTTTGTACTGCAGGCCTCACTATGATCAAATCTTCAAGCGAACTGGAAGTCTTGACAAGAGTTTTGAAGGTAAAAACCAAAACCCATTAccaaaaatctaaattttaacgCACTTGTTGCATCctcttaattattaataattaatattctcTTATACTTCCTCTGAAATTCTTTCAGGAACACCCAAAATTGCCAAACCAGAAAAACCAGTCGATCATGAGGTGATTATATTCACTTGACCCcattggaatatatatatatatatatatatatattaattattcgaagttgatataaatttatttcgTTGGAATTGTGTATCTCACAGAATGCAAGCAAAGTGTCAAACAAGTTTGCAGGCACCAGAGAGAAATGTGTGGGTTGCAGTAAGACTGTTTACCCTATTGAGAGGGTATGTGAAGtaccatttttatataattttcaagCATGTTTGATTCTTCTTGGaaatgaaaatgaaagaaaaaaaaaaaatctaaattccATTTTATTTACCAAACTCTGAAGATGAAGAGTGGTGTTTTTTTTAATGGTGTTGAAGGTGACTGTGAATGGAACTCCATACCACAAGAGCTGCTTCAAGTGCACGCATGGAGGGTGTACTATAAGTCCATCAAACTATATTGCACATGAGGGAAAACTCTACTGCAAGCATCACCATATCCAACTCTTCAAGGAGAAAGGAAACTACAGCCAGCTCGAGACAGAGAGAGAACCAGCAGTCACCACAGAGAAAATCACAGCCATGGAAATTGCTGCtgaatcataataattaaatcaactgatcaaataataaAAGCAGCTTCTTGTCTGTTATTGCCTCTCTACAGAGTACGTGTTATTGCATTGTCTTGATGGGTTAAGGTCGATGTTTTTTCAACTGTAAGATTGGTGCTCCATGGCTACGATTGTGGACACTTCAAATGTCTTAACTGGTTTTTTCTTGTGGGGTTGAGTGAGATAAAGATACAATGGAATATGTCCGTACAAGTTTTGTTTCAGTATTTTCTTGATACATATGAAGATACCCTTTTTATGTCCTGAGCTATATTATCAATATTATCAACCCTGCAATCAAATTACTTGGACTCCAATTGATAGAGCAAAAATTTATAGAGTAGTTGAAGTCATTCATTAGCGTATAGAATTCATGCAATTTCTGTGCCAAAAATCTCATAAGTATCACCGTACATTATGCAAGCGTCTTAACCATATTtgtatacacagaaatgaactcCTCCCCacccaagaagaagaagaagaagaattacaACAGGATTTTTATAATGTATAATCACAAGATACTGTATTTCAATTTGTATACAATATAACGCACAACAACTTAGATAGTCTTCCTTCATACTGCGTAAGTTTTCTTTGCTTCCTTCAAAAGAAATTTTCCATATGTTCACCTTGCTTTGGCCAATTTAACATGTCCTCAGTCCTGGCATCAGACGTACCAAATGGAACCAAGACTAAACAGACAGAAAAGATTAGTTTCAATCTACAAAATCCTTTTTGGTTGAATTGTCTTTTATTATCTGAGCTGCAAGTATCAAGAGCTCCACCATCTCAAATCCTGCAGCTGACACAGAATCCATCTTCTCACTGCTGGAGTCCCCATGAAAATCACTTGGCTCGTGGGCACTTTCACCAACTGATGTATCAACTGCCTCAGCTGACCAACTAATGGGTAAAGAACTACCAAGGGCAGTCTTCAAAAGTTTAGCCTCATAAATGATATCGCCAAGAGCGTCTGACATGCCAATGACAGTACCTTCACAAGCAACCGACTCTTTGACCTATAAAATACATAGCAtcagcaacagaacagctaataatttTCAACTATGAAGGAACATTCATGTGACCCATACATGTGAACTTGCACAAAAACTTCCATGCTAAAAGGTAAAAAAGGCAGGCATCATCACATTATGAGTTTTTTACCCTACTTATCTTAGCACTTTTCTGTATTGCAACCAAGAAccaaatccaacttaaaaattaCAAACTTTCAACTAGTTCACCATTCCAAAAGTATTCATATTAAAAAGGAAGGAGGGGGAGGGAGGGAATGGAGGAGGACAATATCTCTGGAGAGGCAATTTTGCACATTGCATAAAATGATTACCTTTGCAAGTGCAAGACGAAGTCTATGAATTGAAGAAGTCAGATGCTCCATACTATCCATGCTCTCCTTGAGGGTGGCATTTTCAATCTTCATCCTAAGATGagaaggaaataaaaaaaaaaaaaaatcaaccattTCATTAAGAGGTGATGAACTTTTGTGACATTCAATGAAAACAAAGGTAAAATGCAGTGAAAGGGGAAAAGAGAGGCAATTGTGATAAATGTAATTTACTCTCAAATATCATTATACAAATTAAATGTTTGATAAAGCACT includes:
- the LOC110648454 gene encoding LIM domain-containing protein WLIM1; this encodes MATFGGTQQKCMACEKTVYLVDKLTADNRIYHRTCFRCHHCKGTLKLSNYCSFEGVLYCRPHYDQIFKRTGSLDKSFEGTPKIAKPEKPVDHENASKVSNKFAGTREKCVGCSKTVYPIERVTVNGTPYHKSCFKCTHGGCTISPSNYIAHEGKLYCKHHHIQLFKEKGNYSQLETEREPAVTTEKITAMEIAAES